One Danio rerio strain Tuebingen ecotype United States chromosome 9, GRCz12tu, whole genome shotgun sequence genomic region harbors:
- the tmem237a gene encoding transmembrane protein 237A isoform X3 codes for MLTQYLHPSVETDKMPSVKPKKKKIKKEINEVEEPEAGPEPAIEMEGLESRRQSESREPLTPEPHDNPPLKKKKKKKTHTFENEGEQQDHPNGDVQESPTDGEEVTKKSKKKRKNKMMENQSHNELGVEEDDIITDVHAPISQRSLFSAPLSHSHPIGKVFVEKNRRFQATDLSHDHLEEYMEVRPMWNTRDVAMRVHSGFRIIGLFSHGFLAGYAVWNIIVVYVLAGEQMTTLPNLLQQYHSLAYPAQSLLYLLLAISTVSAFDRVNLAKASMALRGFLTLDPAALASFLYFAALILSLSQQMTSDRIHLYPTANETLWPPGLEHQILQPWIVVNLVVALLVGLAWVFVATRPDMDYTEEFLMAMEVEEYPRHDDKHELAA; via the exons ATGCTCACACAATACCTACACCCTTCAGTTGAAACAG ACAAAATGCCAAGCGTCAAACCCAAGAAAAAGAAGATCAAGAAGGAGATCAATGAAGTTGAGGAGCCAGAag CAGGGCCTGAGCCAGCTATAGAAATGGAGGGTCTGGAGAGCCGCAGACAGTCTGAAAGCAGAGAGCCGCTGACCCCTGAGCCTCACGACAATCCACcactgaagaagaagaagaaaaagaagacacATACTTTTG aaaatgagGGTGAACAGCAAGACCACCCCAATGGAGATGTTCAAGAGTCCCCTACAGATGGTGAAGAAGTCACCAAAAAAAGCAAGAAGAAAAG GAAGAATAAGATGATGGAAAACCAGTCTCACAATGAGCTCGGTGTGGAGGAAGATGACATCATCACAGATGTGCATGCACCGATATCTCAGCGCTCTCTGTTCTCTGCCCCTCTGAGTCACAGTCATCCTATTGGaaaagtgtttgtggaaaagaaCC GCCGCTTCCAAGCAACTGATTTATCCCATGACCATCTGGAGGAGTACATGGAGGTCAGACCTATGTGGAACACACGAGATGTGGCCATGAGGGTTCACAGCGGCTTCAG GATCATTGGACTCTTCTCTCATGGATTTCTGGCTGGATATGCGGTGTGGAATATTATTGTGGTGTATGTGTTGGCTGGAGAGCAGATGACCACACTACCCAACCTTCTCCAGCAGTACCACAGTCTGGCTTATCCAGCACAGTCTCTGCTCTACCTCCTGCTGGCCATCAGCACTGTGTCAGCCTTCGACAG GGTAAATCTGGCTAAAGCCTCCATGGCTCTTCGAGGATTTCTCACTCTTGATCCAGCCGCTCTTGCTTCTTTCT TATACTTTGCTGCACTAATCCTGTCTCTAAGCCAACAGATGACCAGTGATCGTATACATCTCTACCCCACAGCCAATGAAACACTTTG GCCTCCAGGTTTAGAACATCAGATTCTGCAGCCCTGGATCGTGGTGAACCTGGTCGTGGCTCTGCTGGTTGGTTTGGCCTGGGTGTTTGTCGCTACACGGCCAGACATGGACTACACTGAAG AGTTTTTAATGGCGATGGAGGTGGAGGAATATCCACGTCATGATGACAAACATGAGCTGGCAGCCTGA
- the tmem237a gene encoding transmembrane protein 237A isoform X1 has protein sequence MLTQYLHPSVETDKMPSVKPKKKKIKKEINEVEEPEAGPEPAIEMEGLESRRQSESREPLTPEPHDNPPLKKKKKKKTHTFENEGEQQDHPNGDVQESPTDGEEVTKKSKKKRKNKMMENQSHNELGVEEDDIITDVHAPISQRSLFSAPLSHSHPIGKVFVEKNRSLIAKIAQMSTPDNPFDSSVFDKKEANQLRSDMLPDAGRFQATDLSHDHLEEYMEVRPMWNTRDVAMRVHSGFRIIGLFSHGFLAGYAVWNIIVVYVLAGEQMTTLPNLLQQYHSLAYPAQSLLYLLLAISTVSAFDRVNLAKASMALRGFLTLDPAALASFLYFAALILSLSQQMTSDRIHLYPTANETLWPPGLEHQILQPWIVVNLVVALLVGLAWVFVATRPDMDYTEEFLMAMEVEEYPRHDDKHELAA, from the exons ATGCTCACACAATACCTACACCCTTCAGTTGAAACAG ACAAAATGCCAAGCGTCAAACCCAAGAAAAAGAAGATCAAGAAGGAGATCAATGAAGTTGAGGAGCCAGAag CAGGGCCTGAGCCAGCTATAGAAATGGAGGGTCTGGAGAGCCGCAGACAGTCTGAAAGCAGAGAGCCGCTGACCCCTGAGCCTCACGACAATCCACcactgaagaagaagaagaaaaagaagacacATACTTTTG aaaatgagGGTGAACAGCAAGACCACCCCAATGGAGATGTTCAAGAGTCCCCTACAGATGGTGAAGAAGTCACCAAAAAAAGCAAGAAGAAAAG GAAGAATAAGATGATGGAAAACCAGTCTCACAATGAGCTCGGTGTGGAGGAAGATGACATCATCACAGATGTGCATGCACCGATATCTCAGCGCTCTCTGTTCTCTGCCCCTCTGAGTCACAGTCATCCTATTGGaaaagtgtttgtggaaaagaaCC GGTCACTAATAGCAAAAATTGCGCAAATGTCCACTCCAGACAATCCTTTTGATTCTAGTGTATTTGATAAAAAGGAGGCAAATCAATTAAGATCAGATATGCTCCCTGATGCAGGCCGCTTCCAAGCAACTGATTTATCCCATGACCATCTGGAGGAGTACATGGAGGTCAGACCTATGTGGAACACACGAGATGTGGCCATGAGGGTTCACAGCGGCTTCAG GATCATTGGACTCTTCTCTCATGGATTTCTGGCTGGATATGCGGTGTGGAATATTATTGTGGTGTATGTGTTGGCTGGAGAGCAGATGACCACACTACCCAACCTTCTCCAGCAGTACCACAGTCTGGCTTATCCAGCACAGTCTCTGCTCTACCTCCTGCTGGCCATCAGCACTGTGTCAGCCTTCGACAG GGTAAATCTGGCTAAAGCCTCCATGGCTCTTCGAGGATTTCTCACTCTTGATCCAGCCGCTCTTGCTTCTTTCT TATACTTTGCTGCACTAATCCTGTCTCTAAGCCAACAGATGACCAGTGATCGTATACATCTCTACCCCACAGCCAATGAAACACTTTG GCCTCCAGGTTTAGAACATCAGATTCTGCAGCCCTGGATCGTGGTGAACCTGGTCGTGGCTCTGCTGGTTGGTTTGGCCTGGGTGTTTGTCGCTACACGGCCAGACATGGACTACACTGAAG AGTTTTTAATGGCGATGGAGGTGGAGGAATATCCACGTCATGATGACAAACATGAGCTGGCAGCCTGA
- the tmem237a gene encoding transmembrane protein 237A isoform X2, translating into MCVTSRADKMPSVKPKKKKIKKEINEVEEPEAGPEPAIEMEGLESRRQSESREPLTPEPHDNPPLKKKKKKKTHTFENEGEQQDHPNGDVQESPTDGEEVTKKSKKKRKNKMMENQSHNELGVEEDDIITDVHAPISQRSLFSAPLSHSHPIGKVFVEKNRSLIAKIAQMSTPDNPFDSSVFDKKEANQLRSDMLPDAGRFQATDLSHDHLEEYMEVRPMWNTRDVAMRVHSGFRIIGLFSHGFLAGYAVWNIIVVYVLAGEQMTTLPNLLQQYHSLAYPAQSLLYLLLAISTVSAFDRVNLAKASMALRGFLTLDPAALASFLYFAALILSLSQQMTSDRIHLYPTANETLWPPGLEHQILQPWIVVNLVVALLVGLAWVFVATRPDMDYTEEFLMAMEVEEYPRHDDKHELAA; encoded by the exons ATGTGTGTGACATCAAGAGCAG ACAAAATGCCAAGCGTCAAACCCAAGAAAAAGAAGATCAAGAAGGAGATCAATGAAGTTGAGGAGCCAGAag CAGGGCCTGAGCCAGCTATAGAAATGGAGGGTCTGGAGAGCCGCAGACAGTCTGAAAGCAGAGAGCCGCTGACCCCTGAGCCTCACGACAATCCACcactgaagaagaagaagaaaaagaagacacATACTTTTG aaaatgagGGTGAACAGCAAGACCACCCCAATGGAGATGTTCAAGAGTCCCCTACAGATGGTGAAGAAGTCACCAAAAAAAGCAAGAAGAAAAG GAAGAATAAGATGATGGAAAACCAGTCTCACAATGAGCTCGGTGTGGAGGAAGATGACATCATCACAGATGTGCATGCACCGATATCTCAGCGCTCTCTGTTCTCTGCCCCTCTGAGTCACAGTCATCCTATTGGaaaagtgtttgtggaaaagaaCC GGTCACTAATAGCAAAAATTGCGCAAATGTCCACTCCAGACAATCCTTTTGATTCTAGTGTATTTGATAAAAAGGAGGCAAATCAATTAAGATCAGATATGCTCCCTGATGCAGGCCGCTTCCAAGCAACTGATTTATCCCATGACCATCTGGAGGAGTACATGGAGGTCAGACCTATGTGGAACACACGAGATGTGGCCATGAGGGTTCACAGCGGCTTCAG GATCATTGGACTCTTCTCTCATGGATTTCTGGCTGGATATGCGGTGTGGAATATTATTGTGGTGTATGTGTTGGCTGGAGAGCAGATGACCACACTACCCAACCTTCTCCAGCAGTACCACAGTCTGGCTTATCCAGCACAGTCTCTGCTCTACCTCCTGCTGGCCATCAGCACTGTGTCAGCCTTCGACAG GGTAAATCTGGCTAAAGCCTCCATGGCTCTTCGAGGATTTCTCACTCTTGATCCAGCCGCTCTTGCTTCTTTCT TATACTTTGCTGCACTAATCCTGTCTCTAAGCCAACAGATGACCAGTGATCGTATACATCTCTACCCCACAGCCAATGAAACACTTTG GCCTCCAGGTTTAGAACATCAGATTCTGCAGCCCTGGATCGTGGTGAACCTGGTCGTGGCTCTGCTGGTTGGTTTGGCCTGGGTGTTTGTCGCTACACGGCCAGACATGGACTACACTGAAG AGTTTTTAATGGCGATGGAGGTGGAGGAATATCCACGTCATGATGACAAACATGAGCTGGCAGCCTGA
- the tmem237a gene encoding transmembrane protein 237A, with protein sequence MCVTSRADKMPSVKPKKKKIKKEINEVEEPEAGPEPAIEMEGLESRRQSESREPLTPEPHDNPPLKKKKKKKTHTFENEGEQQDHPNGDVQESPTDGEEVTKKSKKKRKNKMMENQSHNELGVEEDDIITDVHAPISQRSLFSAPLSHSHPIGKVFVEKNRRFQATDLSHDHLEEYMEVRPMWNTRDVAMRVHSGFRIIGLFSHGFLAGYAVWNIIVVYVLAGEQMTTLPNLLQQYHSLAYPAQSLLYLLLAISTVSAFDRVNLAKASMALRGFLTLDPAALASFLYFAALILSLSQQMTSDRIHLYPTANETLWPPGLEHQILQPWIVVNLVVALLVGLAWVFVATRPDMDYTEEFLMAMEVEEYPRHDDKHELAA encoded by the exons ATGTGTGTGACATCAAGAGCAG ACAAAATGCCAAGCGTCAAACCCAAGAAAAAGAAGATCAAGAAGGAGATCAATGAAGTTGAGGAGCCAGAag CAGGGCCTGAGCCAGCTATAGAAATGGAGGGTCTGGAGAGCCGCAGACAGTCTGAAAGCAGAGAGCCGCTGACCCCTGAGCCTCACGACAATCCACcactgaagaagaagaagaaaaagaagacacATACTTTTG aaaatgagGGTGAACAGCAAGACCACCCCAATGGAGATGTTCAAGAGTCCCCTACAGATGGTGAAGAAGTCACCAAAAAAAGCAAGAAGAAAAG GAAGAATAAGATGATGGAAAACCAGTCTCACAATGAGCTCGGTGTGGAGGAAGATGACATCATCACAGATGTGCATGCACCGATATCTCAGCGCTCTCTGTTCTCTGCCCCTCTGAGTCACAGTCATCCTATTGGaaaagtgtttgtggaaaagaaCC GCCGCTTCCAAGCAACTGATTTATCCCATGACCATCTGGAGGAGTACATGGAGGTCAGACCTATGTGGAACACACGAGATGTGGCCATGAGGGTTCACAGCGGCTTCAG GATCATTGGACTCTTCTCTCATGGATTTCTGGCTGGATATGCGGTGTGGAATATTATTGTGGTGTATGTGTTGGCTGGAGAGCAGATGACCACACTACCCAACCTTCTCCAGCAGTACCACAGTCTGGCTTATCCAGCACAGTCTCTGCTCTACCTCCTGCTGGCCATCAGCACTGTGTCAGCCTTCGACAG GGTAAATCTGGCTAAAGCCTCCATGGCTCTTCGAGGATTTCTCACTCTTGATCCAGCCGCTCTTGCTTCTTTCT TATACTTTGCTGCACTAATCCTGTCTCTAAGCCAACAGATGACCAGTGATCGTATACATCTCTACCCCACAGCCAATGAAACACTTTG GCCTCCAGGTTTAGAACATCAGATTCTGCAGCCCTGGATCGTGGTGAACCTGGTCGTGGCTCTGCTGGTTGGTTTGGCCTGGGTGTTTGTCGCTACACGGCCAGACATGGACTACACTGAAG AGTTTTTAATGGCGATGGAGGTGGAGGAATATCCACGTCATGATGACAAACATGAGCTGGCAGCCTGA